The Coffea arabica cultivar ET-39 chromosome 9e, Coffea Arabica ET-39 HiFi, whole genome shotgun sequence genome has a window encoding:
- the LOC113709276 gene encoding uncharacterized protein, translated as MGGKRKDFASTTDVQGTEEGGEQKVKKKKKEKLAADGLLPSTIKNKEKRSAVHAKLKQQKRLEKRKRAKAREAAEQRALELGEEPPPRKIPRTIENTRELDETICKPDDEELFAANDADEFSSILKQDRTPKILITTCRFNSTRGPAFISDLLSVIPNAHYFKRGTYDLKKIVEYAENKEFTSVIVVHTNRREPDALLIIALPDGPTAHFKLSKLLLRKDIKNHGNPTSHKPELVLNNFTTRLGHRIGRLIQSLFPQDPNFHGRRVVTFHNQRDFVFFRHHRYIFETKESKQAASSGKKSKDNNDEKSEQKLIARLQECGPRFTLKLISLQHGTFDSKGGEYEWVHKPEMDTSRRRFFL; from the exons ATGGGAGGAAAGAGAAAGGATTTCGCCAGCACCACCGATGTCCAGGGTACCGAGGAAGGAGGAGAACAAAAggtaaagaagaagaagaaggagaaactGGCGGCGGATGGATTGCTTCCATCGACAATAAAGAATAAGGAGAAGAGGTCTGCCGTCCATGCCAAGCTTAAGCAGCAGAAAAGGCTTGAGAAACGTAAGAGGGCCAAGGCTCGTGAAGCGGCTGAGCAGAGAGCTCTTGAGCTTGGCGAGGAG CCTCCGCCGAGGAAAATCCCTCGCACAATTGAAAATACCAGGGAGCTTGACGAGACTATCTGCAAGCCTGACGATGAAGAG CTATTTGCTGCAAATGATGCAGATGAATTTAGTTCGATTCTGAAGCAGGACCGCACTCCAAAGATACTCATAACAACTTGCCGCTTCAATTCAACT AGGGGACCTGCTTTTATATCAGATCTACTCTCTGTGATCCCAAATGCACACTATTTCAAGAGAGGAACCTATGATCTTAAAAAG ATTGTAGAATATGCAGAAAATAAGGAATTCACTTCTGTTATCGTTGTCCACACTAATCGCCGGGAACCAG ATGCTTTATTGATAATTGCATTACCTGATGGACCTACTGCCCATTTCAAATTATCAAAGCTGCTTCTGCGCAAGGATATTAAG AATCATGGGAATCCAACTAGTCACAAGCCTGAGCTAGTCTTGAATAACTTCACAACACGCTTGGGACATCGTATCGGGAG GTTGATACAATCGCTTTTCCCACAAGATCCTAATTTTCATGGTCGTCGAGTTGTAACGTTTCACAATCAACGTGATTTTGTATTCTTTCGCCATCACCG TtacatttttgaaaccaaagaAAGTAAGCAGGCTGCATCCAGTGGCAAAAAGAGCAAGGATAATAACGATGAGAAAAGCGAGCAGAAACTTATTGCACGACTTCAG GAATGCGGTCCTCGTTTCACATTAAAGTTAATCAGTCTGCAACATGGAACATTTGATTCAAAGGGTGGGGAATATGAGTGGGTTCACAAG CCGGAAATGGATACTAGTCGCAGAAGATTTTTCTTGTGA